Proteins from one Fragaria vesca subsp. vesca linkage group LG6, FraVesHawaii_1.0, whole genome shotgun sequence genomic window:
- the LOC101304502 gene encoding uncharacterized protein LOC101304502, which yields MVHDQQFPGPHGRNAPRYAPAGARRSRHPCLKCYGWFCCGLFALALIFAAVVAGFWAIVNPSLPKYTVFGITSNAYNFTNDFKFHGRFVVNLGSNNLNKYITIVYEKDSTVDLLFRDGRSNFVKLCSGMFPEFKQPTANITSMNIDLKGDLTKGDFGGSANTFNEKVKSNSIPLVVAVKTHGEAIILGHNLKVELAANCSMDVDSLSAGKEGKEQLKMSNMICEGTNVKYFI from the coding sequence ATGGTTCATGATCAGCAGTTCCCAGGTCCCCACGGCCGTAACGCTCCTCGATATGCTCCAGCCGGAGCTCGCCGCTCAAGACATCCTTGCCTGAAATGCTACGGTTGGTTCTGTTGTGGCCTCTTTGCCCTTGCATTGATATTCGCAGCCGTTGTGGCCGGGTTTTGGGCAATCGTAAATCCCAGCCTTCCCAAGTACACAGTTTTTGGCATCACCTCCAATGCCTACAACTTCACAAACGACTTCAAGTTCCACGGTCGCTTTGTAGTCAATCTCGGATCCAACAACCTTAACAAATATATCACCATTGTCTACGAGAAGGACAGCACTGTAGACCTCCTATTTAGGGACGGACGCTCAAACTTTGTCAAGCTTTGTTCTGGGATGTTCCCGGAGTTCAAGCAACCTACAGCTAATATCACATCGATGAATATCGACCTCAAAGGAGACTTAACCAAGGGTGACTTTGGCGGTTCCGCGAATACGTTTAATGAGAAGGTGAAGAGCAACAGCATCCCTTTAGTCGTTGCAGTCAAGACACACGGAGAGGCAATCATTTTAGGGCATAACCTCAAGGTTGAGCTTGCGGCCAACTGCTCCATGGACGTTGATAGTTTGTCCGCAGGCAAGGAAGGCAAGGAGCAGCTAAAGATGTCAAACATGATATGTGAAGGGACTAATGTAAAATATTTTATATAA
- the LOC101304797 gene encoding uncharacterized protein LOC101304797 — translation MEYVDEVVDYSDTKEEVIHLAPVALDDTLPQVRDPISQVDVGTAEKPLLISISAKLAEDEKETLLALLCEYRDCFADKYEDMPGLSPDLVCHRLPTYPDRRPVRQDGRFMRTETLIVVKEEIESMHRSGIIRVAKYNEWLSNVVPVRKKNGKMRVCVDYRDLNNATPKDIYPMHVADLLIDAAAGHEVLSFMDGTAGYHQIPVAEEDLHKTAFRCLGFAGAFEYVVMPFGLKNAGATYQRAMNLIFHDILGKLIEVYIDDVVVKTKTQATHIEDLRQVFTRMHRHNLKMNPAKCVFFTEAGDFLGFLVHQRGIEIPKDKAQAVITASPPNTKKELQQLLGRIKDYLTNPPVLIPPRDSTPLKLYIAAADLSIGGLLAQDDVNGVEHAVYYLSRVLTECETRYSPMEKLCLALYFAGCKLRHYMLAFTTVVIAQSDLVKYMLSCPILRGRIGKWILAMSEFSLQYVSQKAVKGQAIADFLAHHPPSELTAFRELEFAAVALAPWTLYFNGSRTDTAAGAGIAIAKPAGDRFSYSFQLDFKCTNNQAEYEALIIGLEILLDLGVREVRIFGDSLLVVNQLVEKFKCLSSSIEPYLRKAFEVLDRFDDVYIEHIPREFNFAANELAQVASGLSLRDGVRERLPKVERRTLPSFIARGQFQAATPEVAALDPIDEDWRLPFIAYLQNPNDAAHSRQIRFLALNFVLRNGELRRRGKDGNDFRCVYGNEAKRVMREVHCGVCGSHQAGPKMRWLIRRHGYYWPTILKDCIAFAKGCQDYQAHGPVQHIPNIPLQPIIKPWSGRGWAIDFVGIIHPHSSEQQKFIIVATDFFTKWVEAKPLKVASANSVRNFIFRYIISRFGIPECIVTDRGAAFMADSVVKYLNDYDIKLLHSTPYYAQSNGQAEASNKVILGILRKMLELNPCVWHEELYHTLWAYSTSKRGPTDTIPYALMYGHDAVLPLEINIASLRVQEQHQLLGEDYVQAMWQELEDLDEHRVAAFNNLILEKQRIARSYDKVTRGQSYAEGQKVWRAVLPLGEKTDGRGKWSARWEGPFIFHRILPKGAYHLRDLDSTIHCNPINGRFLKRHIAGV, via the coding sequence ATGGAATATGTAGATGAAGTGGTGGATTATTCCGATACCAAGGAGGAAGTTATTCACTTAGCTCCCGTCGCCTTGGACGACACACTACCTCAAGTCCGCGACCCCATTTCACAAGTTGACGTAGGGACTGCAGAAAAGCCCTTACTTATTTCTATCAGTGCTAAGTTGGCGGAGGACGAAAAGGAAACCCTTCTTGCCCTGTTATGCGAGTACAGGGATTGCTTTGCCGACAAATACGAAGACATGCCCGGCTTGTCCCCGGACTTAGTTTGCCACCGGTTACCAACTTATCCCGACCGACGTCCGGTACGGCAGGACGGCCGATTCATGCGAACTGAGACTCTGATCGTAGTCAAGGAAGAGATCGAAAGCATGCACCGATCGGGAATCATTCGCGTGGCAAAGTATAACGAATGGCTGTCCAATGTTGTCCCCGTCCGCAAGAAAAATGGCAAGATGCGCGTCTGTGTTGATTACCGCGACCTAAACAACGCAACACCGAAGGATATATACCCCATGCATGTGGCTGACCTACTCATTGATGCCGCCGCGGGGCACGAGGTGTTATCCTTTATGGATGGAACGGCCGGATACCATCAGATTCCCGTCGCTGAGGAAGATCTACACAAGACCGCTTTCCGCTGCCTTGGTTTTGCCGGCGCGTTCGAATATGTTGTCATGCCTTTCGGACTTAAAAACGCGGGGGCAACGTACCAGCGTGCCATGAACCTCATCTTTCATGACATCTTGGGGAAGTTGATCGAAGTATACATCGACGATGTGGTAGTCAAAACCAAAACACAGGCAACCCACATTGAAGACCTGCGGCAGGTGTTTACACGGATGCACCGACATAACTTGAAGATGAACCCCGCCAAGTGTGTTTTCTTCACAGAGGCCGGTGATTTCCTTGGTTTCTTAGTGCATCAAAGAGGCATCGAAATCCCAAAGGACAAGGCACAGGCGGTAATCACCGCTTCACCCCCCAACACAAAGAAGGAGCTTCAACAGCTGCTTGGGCGAATCAAGGACTACCTTACGAACCCACCAGTCCTGATCCCACCTCGCGACAGTACCCCGCTTAAACTTTATATCGCCGCTGCCGACTTGTCCATCGGCGGACTCCTGGCCCAAGACGATGTGAACGGGGTAGAACACGCTGTCTATTACCTTAGCAGGGTGTTAACTGAGTGTGAGACACGATACTCACCAATGGAGAAGTTGTGTCTTGCCCTATATTTTGCAGGGTGCAAGCTGCGCCATTACATGCTTGCCTTTACCACGGTTGTGATCGCTCAATCCGACCTGGTCAAATACATGCTCTCTTGCCCTATCTTGCGAGGACGCATCGGCAAGTGGATCTTAGCCATGTCTGAATTCTCGTTGCAATATGTTTCGCAAAAGGCAGTAAAAGGACAGGCAATAGCAGACTTTCTCGCTCATCACCCACCCTCAGAGCTCACGGCGTTTCGCGAGTTGGAATTCGCTGCTGTGGCACTCGCTCCATGGACCCTGTACTTTAATGGTTCACGGACTGATACCGCAGCCGGAGCTGGGATAGCCATAGCCAAGCCCGCCGGAGATCGCTTCTCCTACTCGTTCCAGCTCGATTTCAAATGTACCAACAACCAGGCTGAGTACGAGGCGCTGATCATCGGACTAGAGATTTTGTTGGATTTAGGAGTCCGCGAGGTTCGGATCTTTGGCGATTCTTTATTAGTCGTTAACCAGCTGGTGGAAAAGTTCAAGTGCTTAAGCTCGTCAATTGAACCATATCTGCGCAAGGCATTTGAGGTGTTGGATCGATTCGACGACGTCTACATCGAGCACATACCACGTGAGTTCAACTTCGCCGCCAACGAGCTCGCCCAGGTAGCATCCGGCCTTAGCTTGCGCGACGGCGTGCGCGAACGTTTGCCCAAGGTCGAGCGCCGTACTCTTCCCTCTTTCATCGCTAGGGGGCAGTTTCAGGCCGCCACCCCCGAAGTTGCGGCCTTGGACCCTATTGACGAGGATTGGCGGCTACCATTTATCGCCTACCTCCAGAACCCCAACGACGCCGCTCACTCCAGGCAGATACGTTTCCTCGCCTTAAACTTTGTTTTACGCAATGGCGAACTCCGGCGGCGTGGGAAAGACGGAAACGACTTCCGCTGCGTGTATGGGAACGAAGCTAAACGTGTCATGCGCGAAGTACATTGTGGAGTTTGCGGTTCGCACCAGGCCGGGCCAAAAATGCGTTGGTTAATCCGTCGTCATGGGTACTACTGGCCAACCATTCTGAAAGACTGTATTGCCTTCGCCAAAGGTTGCCAAGACTACCAGGCTCACGGACCAGTGCAACATATTCCCAACATCCCGTTGCAGCCCATCATTAAACCTTGGTCGGGTCGCGGTTGGGCGATAGATTTCGTTGGCATCATTCATCCCCATTCTTCTGAGCAACAAAAGTTCATTATCGTCGCCACCGATTTCTTTACCAAATGGGTCGAGGCCAAACCACTCAAGGTTGCCTCCGCCAACTCGGTGCGCAACTTTATTTTCCGCTATATCATCTCCCGCTTTGGTATCCCGGAGTGCATCGTTACGGACAGGGGGGCAGCTTTCATGGCTGATTCAGTTGTTAAGTACTTAAACGACTACGACATCAAGCTTCTCCACTCTACGCCATATTATGCACAGTCCAACGGCCAGGCGGAGGCTAGTAATAAGGTTATCCTCGGCATCCTCCGCAAGATGTTGGAGTTGAACCCGTGTGTCTGGCATGAGGAACTCTACCACACCTTGTGGGCTTACAGCACTTCAAAGCGCGGCCCGACGGATACTATCCCGTACGCTCTCATGTACGGTCATGATGCCGTCCTTCCCCTCGAGATCAATATAGCTTCACTCCGCGTTCAGGAACAGCATCAACTACTTGGCGAGGATTACGTCCAAGCTATGTGGCAGGAGCTTGAAGATCTCGACGAGCACCGCGTCGCTGCTTTCAACAATCTCATCCTCGAGAAACAACGCATCGCGCGTTCGTACGATAAAGTCACGCGCGGACAGAGCTATGCTGAGGGCCAAAAAGTGTGGCGCGCGGTACTCCCACTTGGGGAAAAAACCGACGGTCGGGGCAAGTGGTCCGCTCGATGGGAAGGCCCCTTTATTTTTCATCGTATACTCCCCAAGGGGGCATACCACCTGCGCGACTTGGACAGTACCATTCATTGCAATCCTATTAATGGCCGTTTCCTCAAGCGCCACATTGCTGGAGTTTAG